cttggttcgtttcaactggtgcggaacagaacgatcagtgtggtgtgaaaaggaaccaaaactgctaaaaagctacaatgtataattttttgcttttggtccggaccaaatgaaccaaaCTATAAGTGTGAAAGCACCTAAGCTTTCATTATTACTTCCCTATGACTTCTTCAGGGAAAATAATGTTGCAGAAAATGTcaattgtctgtctgtttctcattctcttgctctttttcttattctcttgctCAGGGTCAGGTTCACTCACGTCGGCGGAAGAACATGACCGAATTCCTGGGTGATGCCAACATCCCATCTCCAGACTCCTTGGCTCAGCTCGGTGGTTCTCTTCCAACAATGGCCCTTTCCAGTTACGATAAACACAAGAACCGCAGTGCTAGCCGCATTAGCGGTttcttctttccctctttcaAGGTGAGGACCCCCATTTTATACATGGCATCACCTTTCCCTAAATTATGAGAGCAGGCCCGAGAAATGTCAGTATGTGAGGGGAACATCCTTTAATGTCCAAAATAATGGCAGTTTCTCAGAAAGCTTAAAAAACAACTAAGCAGATGCTTATTTGAAAAGAACAAGGCTTCTGTGTATCAGTTAACGTTTTCCACCCTCTGTCACGTCCCACGGGGGCAGGCATGTAACAGATGTGTGACAAGATGAGGCAGTCGCTGTCACTCAGCTGTCACTTTTGGCTTATTTGCAAACACTGCCTTTCCCTCTAAAGCCCAGACAGACAAGAAAGGGGACAGACCTCACATCCCAAAGGGACCTGGAAGCTCAAAGCAAGGGTTAGACAGTGCCAATCACTGACATTAGGCCAAGCTTATTGGCTTTGTTTCTGCCCTCTATTGTGTGAAAGCGCCAAGTCACTTTTGTAAGTAATTAAGCCTTTCAAAATTGGACAGTTGAATAATTAGCCATTAGACCTCAGACGTGCACAGATACAACAATGATGGaccagaaagaaagaatactTGTATGGTACCATAAACTACAGTCTTTGTTAATTCATGAACAGAAATCCACACAGGCTGCTATGATAGGTTAATAACCttttaatttagttattttataaCTTGACCTGTAACCGTGACTTCTCTTGTGTGTCTGCACGATAGGAGGTGGATCGCGTGGAGCAGCTCAACAGTAAACTACAGGTATACTCGTGCCATGGTTTGCCTAAGATGCATCCACAACTCTCGTTCCACCACGACTCCTGGGAAGAGGAGGAAGTGGAGCCAGACCTGACACTAGAGGAAAGCTGGCAAGAGCtgctggagaacccagaggtaacacatacatatatacaaaatagATTAACACTtatgcatttttctttctttggtaGTTGTTTTAAATAACGATCAGGCAAAAGCCTTCTGATATGTTTCAATTCtggaaaacagacaaaaaaaaagacaggatgTGTTCGAAATGAAAGGAAGTGAACTTTTATATGCAGTTTTCTGAttgaaagaaacatttcaatttTGGAATGTCTTCcattttcagaaatatataataGAAGATTTACTACATGAAAGGTTTCCCAGGTTGCCAGGTTGTTCTTGACATAGTGAATTGAACGTAGGTTTTAACATAAGTCATGTGTTGCAGACTCTGAGCAGGCGCCAGTTCCACCAGCAAGAGGCGATATGGGAACTGTTGCAGACTGAAGCCACCTACATCAAGAAGCTGAAGGTCATCACTGATGTAGGTTCAGATTTACTTCTATGTTTTCACTTTCACTGTTTTCTTGACACATCTTTGGTTTTAATCCAAGTTCACTGAAGGGTAGTAGTAACAAGTTAAGGGCGCACAAGACCCccctttactttatttatttttttattgctagaCAATCAAAGCccatgtgttgttgtttttttgccttatttttgttttgtgttgagcTCTATGCTGAAatgatgtttgtgttctgtgttgCAGCTTTTTCTGTGTGGCCTGCTAAACCTGCAGGACTGTGGCCTCCTTAATGAAGTGGAGCCAGCCAAGATGTTCAATAACATCCAAGACCTGGTGCgagcacacacagcactgtgGAGTCAGGTCATGGTACCTGCGCGGCAAAAAGCTCGCCAAGACCGGAGCCTGCTCGATCCAACCGATCTACTCCCGGGCTTCCAGACTGTGAGTCTATGCTGAGTGACAATGTTTAAATGTGCACAGCACCATCCATGTTATATTGATGTACTATCATGATTCAGGGCCCTTGTGTTGCTCTGGTCATGTGAATTATTACTAATATGAGCATAGTAATTGAGTCGGATTCAGTTATTTGTCATTATACAACAGTGCGGTTGAAATTTCGATTTTGATTGGTCGGATTGTGTTGATTAACTTTCGATTACAGCAGCACTAACAGGAGTGGCAGTTATCATTCTAATCACAGGTGTATATTAATGTGATCTTTCTAATACAGTATCATTTCTATAGCAGCAACTCATTAACAGGAACTTGCACGGGGAATTATTCTAAATAGTTGTGGCATAATTTACCATGGAGTCATTAAATcccaatatataaaatatggtaTGTGCggcatgtggtagcttagtggttaaggggtTACTGGGATACTTATCACAAGGTTGAGAGTTCAAATCCCCTTTCCACCAAGCTTGCTACTGCTGGGCCTCCgaacaaggccctcaaccctcaaaGGGtcagatgtgtgtatatattgatattctgtatttatatacaactactatgatggtgttaatgttgCCATGATGTGTGCGCAGTTTGCGTCCAGGTTTCAGCCCTACGTGCGCTACTGCATGGAGGAGGAGAGCTGTATGGAGTATATGCGCGCACAGCTGAGAGACAACGAGCTCTTCAGGATCTACGTCACAGTGAGTTCTTGTATGCAAATAAATGTGCTGCCAGGGGTCTCTTTATCTGTAAACTAAAATTCCACAGACTTACGAACATAATCCAGATGCACTGTCAAGTCTAAATTTCTtctttcagttatttatttatttatttatttatttatttatttatttatttaaaatccttCTGCTTATTGCGTACAGTGGGCTGAGGGAAACAAGCAGTGCAATCGGTTGAAACTGACCGACATGCTGGCGAAGCCACACCAGAGACTCACCAAATACCCCCTGCTGCTCAAAACCATCCTGAAGAAAACTGATGATCCTGCAAAAAAAGACTTGCTCCTGAGCATGGTGAGGGGTCGTTATATACCACATTAAAGAGTTTGTGATAGGCTTGCATATTATATGTTAGACTGTTACTGTATTCATATGCAATCGGTCttatgaatgtttgtgtgtttgccgCTCAGGTGGCAAGCGTCGAGAACTTCATCAACAGTGTGAACTCTCAGATGCGCAAGAGGCAGGAGCGGGAGAAGCTGGCGGCCACTTCAGCTCGATTAGAGACCTACGAGGCAGTGGAGGGGGGCAGTGAGGAGGTGGAGAGGGTGAGAACAGCTTTCTATTCAACAATCCATTTCATCAGATATTGTTGAATACAttcatgtattatattatatttaatatttatgggTACACACAACCAACTTGCATGCTCAGAAATAAAGGAAGCAAAACTTTTATTAGAAAATCTTTTGAATCATGCTCCATTCTCAGATCCTGAAAGAGTTTAACCACATGGACCTGACGGCGCCTATGATTGACGTCTCTCCAGAGGAGACCAGGCAGCTCCACCTAGAAGGAGCACTACGTATGAAAGAAGGCAAAGAGAGCAAGGTGAGGGGATGCCGCCGATATCCTTTGAATTTGAAAGCTCCTCATGTGCATATGGTAGTGAACAACGCATGCTGACATTGCTAATGTGTGTCTACTCTTCAGATGGAAGTCTACTGCTTCTTATTCACCGACCTCTTGCTCATCACGAAGCCTGTGAAGCGTTTGGAGAAGGTGAAAGTGATTCGGCAACCCCTCCTTCTTCACAACGTTGTGTGCAAGGAGCTCAAAGATccaggttaacacacacacacacacacacacacacacacacacacacacacacacacttggtaaAGCAACTGAATTACAATTGTTGTGCACATTgtacaccagcgcattcacgcAATTAGTTCGGGTTGCACAGAATggtctgaaaacaaaaaaagggagAGCGGATGGTCACAGGTTGGTTATACTAACACAAATAACCACAGAAATAAATTTCAGAATTTCACAtaaaagaccacatcaggtCCCACTCCAGTCAGAAATAAACAGGAGTCTGAGGCTACAGAAGGCACAGGCTCATGGGACTAGATAGCTGTAGATTGTAATAATGTTGCCTGGTCTGTGTACATGCTAGATTAGTTTGTGAAATACTAAGATTGGCCCTTCTAGCACCAACAACCAGAGGGAGATGAAAAAATGAGTTCACACAATGTGaccattaactgaagctctcaacatgtatctgcatgattgtaGGTACTGCACCGCTTCCATGTGATTAGTCAACTGGAAAATTgcacaaatgtgcaaaaactaTGTTAATCtattgaaaatgaatgtatATCCTAATGTTTTTTTGATGCAATGTTATTCTCCCCATAGGTTCTTTTGTTCTCATATACCTCAATGAGTTCAAAAGTGCTGTGGCTGCCTACTCATTCCAGGCCAACAGCGCCCCCCAGGGGCGAGCTTGGATTGACACGATCAGCACTGTGAAGGTTTGTACTTACAGAATGTCTTTCCATCCTGCTACTTTATTACATAATTTGATATAGTATTTGATTGATCAGTGACATGCACATGCActgacttttcttttctcatcttTGTTCAGACCCAGCTACAGCGGCTTCGTTGTGAGGAGGCTCGACGGCACCAGGATGGACAAAAACCAATGCTGgtgaaagaagaggaggaggatggaggTGAACAGAGCAGTAACTCAACTGCCAGCTCTCCACGCCTTGGAAGTAAAGGACAGCTTAACACAGGGTATGCTTTTCTCCAATGGTTTAAAATGTTTGCCATCTTGTGGTCTAAGTGATATTTGGGCACAAGTAATCCATGATGTACCATTAAACCTTTTGCCTTTTATAGTTGTTTGCTAAATAGTTTCAAGCCCTATttggacgggactagttttccaTACGACGTTtgagttagaatttttttcagcCGACGTCTGGCATTTTATGTATGGATTCGGACGGGACTgacatctctgtgtttattacggaggtaggagtgtctgtgttttacatgtgggcGTTGCACAAGACCACATATCCAGGATGCGTGGATTGCATATGGTCATATGACCGATCAATAGTAAAATGGCGGCGAAAAAGAAAGCGGTACGACACTGGAGTCGGGAGGAAACATAGGGTTTAATTTCTGTTTGGAGCGAACCTACATTTCCGTTTCAGTTTGAAAATTGTATACACAACCACAAGGTTTGGGAGGCAGTTTATAAAAAAGTTTGTGAGGTTTGTCCATCCATACAAAATATTTCTTCGCAGGGtagcaaacacatttacaaccattattggtgtgcagaaagcagaaacttGAATACCGGTGCGCTAGAGTTAATACGGTAGTTCACATtgaccaaaacagacaagaaaacgcgttttggataaaacattttcggcaatcacagacattcgcATTCAGATAGGATTAGATTTCTCAGAGGAGTGCCGATTTTGCTGAAAAACAGTAGGTAATTTGCTCTGGAATTTTTACACAGGTCatgtgagaaaaagacagacatggcagattcagacgggattaaaatcacaaagtacgtctgtgaaactgaaatttctctaacgaccccctgtaaaactagtcctgtccgaatagggctttagtttGAATTTGTGGACTTTTGAATAGAACCAACTgggcaaaataaatgaattgtcTTTTTCACCTCAGGAACTCGGACGGTTCCACAGAGACGCTGTCCGTGATGGGAACAGAGGACTCCGGAGCGTGCTCCGATCTACAAACCGATTCTGACACACTACCATCTTCCCTCCCTAGCAGCGTTGAGCTTCAGCCTTCCCAGCATGCCCCAGAGGGCTCTGACCTTGACCCAGATCACCGCAGTCTGTCTATGGATAGTGCCTATGGCACACTTTCCCCTGAGTTTCTCCAAGATCTGCAAAATCAGACACCCACTAGCGAGCAGGAGAGCACAGAGGAGGAGACTGAGGGAGACAGTGGAGCGGTAGCAGTGGAGGATGAAGAGaaagaggatgaagaagaggaagagtcTGATGATCGGAGCTCATCAGACTCTCGAGTCTCAGTGGTAACCCATCTGAAACCCAGGCGGCGTCCACCGGTGCAGTTTCGCATGCATTGTCTTAAGAAGCTGGAAAATAAGTCTCATTCAGAGGACAATCTGTTGCAGAGGGTCAATGGGGAGGATGTGCAGGGCACAGGCGAAGACGTTGCACGGGGCTCTGATGCCCCATACCAGCTGGGTCTGGAGTGGGCAGAAGGGCTGGCACACAGCAAGAGCCTAACCGAACTGAGCGTAGCTAACACAGAACCGTCTCAGCAGATAGAAACAGAGAGAACGCAGAGCGAGCGACTGGCACACAGCTTGCCGTCCTATGTGTTCAGGAACACATTGAGGCGGCGTAACTACAAAAGGGACAAAAAGAGAAACGTAATGGACTGCAGCGGCTCAGACGGAGAAATTACACCTCCAGGATCTCACGAGGAGACCTGTGGTGCTTCAGAGGATGACCTGGGCAGTGGGAAGAAATCACAGCAGCACAAGAAGCTCACAGTGGCACAGCTATATAAAATACGCACCACACTGGTGCTGAACTCCACGCTTACAGCCTCGTGAGTAGCGTGTTTGTACCATTGCTCACTTTTACTTGTGTTAATTGTTAATAACCTAGGAATCATGGCCTGtaaatttaaatgacatttattattactagtagtaGCTGTAGTAGTggcattattatcattaataataatagtactaGTCACAGCAGTTACTAGTTGTATGAGGAGAATAAACCCTTACTTGTATCAGTAGTATCAGTAAGGGAAGCTACATTACTAGTACCATTACTACAATTAGTAGTAGCACAGTCATATcattaatattagtattagcATAATTCATTGTAGTAATGAGATACAAGTAGCTTTAGATGTAACCATATTACTATTAGTATTTAATGGTAGTAGTTGTAGAGGTAGAGtaattgtgttattattaatagGATGGAGAgggttaataatattaatagtagGAAGAGGACtagtaatattatttattagtagtagtagtggtataTCTTGTAGTAGTAATACTAATAGCAGAAGAAGGTAATGTTATAAGTAGTAAATACTACTAATAAGTAATTAGTACTAAGTTGTAGTATTGTATCTTTAGTATTAGTCATAGTATGACTAGGGATAGTGTTAGTAGTGTTAGTGGAGAAGGATGAGTAGTGGTggttgtagtagtagtaataactCAAAATAACACATTGtactctttctcctctctctgtaGGGAAGTGTAGACGCAACCAGTCCGTCACTCCACGAGCAGCACCACTTTCAGCCTGATAGGACTGACTGACTTGCTTCCCACATGAATCCAGTGTACTCTGACCAATGAgctttttttgcacttttgtaATAATACAAGTAGCTTTAATACAGAGGGAGCTAAACTTTAGGAGAAAAAAGATCTTGAGTAAGATGCAGAAACATGGGAAACGTTCCAGCCTTAGTCTGGTCCATTTGTGCACTTGGACCTGATCAGGAGGAGGAAAGGACACAAAGCTCTTAATCacagtggtttttttttttcttttgttagttttttctgTACAATCTTTACATTATTCTACAATGGAGAAATACCTCTAACCTCGAGGGGAGTTTCATTTCAGGTTTGTGCCTTCACCCTAAATTTCAGACTGTATACGTGACTTTCTGTACATGGTTCCGTCAGTGCTTACGAGGCCATGAGTGTTCCTCCAGCTGCCATACATAAGCGACGGGAAAAGGGAAAGCCATACGGAGGTTGTTTATACGAGGAAAAAGCGAAACCAAAAATTAGGCTCTAATTGCACAATCTAAGTAATTTGTTAACAGCTCACATCTTCACTgtatttctttttgtgtgtttgtgaatgttaaTGTGAGTGTGATGATGACTGTgaacatgtagtgtgtgtgtgtgtgtgtgtgtgtgtgtgtgtgtgtgtgtgtgtgtgtgtgtgtgtgtgtgtgtgtgtgtgtgtgtgtaaattatgACCTAAACTACAGGCTGAAACCaaaaataactatttaaaaGCTGGCATGATAAATGACTTGAGTAGCCACTTAAAGGATATAAAACACAAGGACCAGTATTAACAATAAAGCAGCAGTGATTGCTTATTTAGCATGTTCTTGTTTGTGTCTACGCACGTTATACTCAATAACGTCTCATTATCTCTGCTAGGTTAATACTCCAGTGTAGCATCTTACTCTGTAGTATTAAAGAGATGAGGTGAACTGACACCAGTGTGTAAGTAGACATTGTCAGGATTCCTTACATAAACAATAGAAAGTGACACCAAACTAAATTCCTTCATTAAACTTAACATCACCTGAGTTTTGCTTAAAGACTGAAAAACATGATCTGGTTTTACGTTTGggggaaaatgtgtgtgaaagtccTTAGCAAGGCTTTAGTCGCAGTCTCTTTAACCCTGCTATGATATATTTCCCACTCATTTTGGGTCAGTATCATACGATTTATCTTTATGATTGATTGATAATCACCTGATCACAGATCAGCACTTATTAGGAACCAATTCAAGACACTGACATGGAACAGGATTTGGATTTAGACTGAATTTACTTAGTTTCTGCAAACTTCACATTAACATTAgggttatttataaaaaataatacacaaatgaCCTACGGTTCTTATTAATGTTTAAAGGTGTTAAAATTACATTCTGCCTAATTTACTAAACCAAATCCTTATAAATGTACTATTTGTAAATTTGCCCAaattaatattgtattaattgtctttttgtttcataatatttattaagcttgctttgtttttatatctGAAACATggtttgtaaatgtatttgtttatttcatgactttttttttttttccaagttgttTTTCAGGTTAATTTGTGTTActgttatttgtttaattaagaGGTTAATCTGCTGAGAACCAAAATAACCTTGTTCCCAGTGATGGGGAAATTGTCCTGCATGTAATAAAAAGGCATCTGATCTTATTTTAAGGATgttttggtgttgttttttttgtgtgtgtgtgtgtgtgtgtgtgtgtgtgtgtgtgtgtaaaatctatcaatgtatttatttggttttaatGCTACGAGCAGAATGAAACATGCACCAAATCAGATTTTGTGGTTTCTAATGCTGTGCTCTCTTTAGAATATGCACCTAAAAATTCATATAAATGTGcaattatttgcatttttgtttgCAATAGTTAATGATCACTCATTTGGTTTAGAAAACATTTGGATAGGAACATGCGTTATAACTGGTATTGCTTTTCCTATTGGCCTCCAGCACGTCACCACTGTCGCAGCTGATTTTCACAAAAACATAGTATTGTCTCTGTATATGCTGCACGAAATACACACAACATCAAATGAACACAATTCTCTTTcttgcatttaaaaacacatgatGTTACTTTCCTAATAGTGAAAGCATTACAGTATGTAGTCCTGTTATTACATAATACATTGCTGGTCATCGTTTGAATGACTTCTGACACCTTTATTAACATCCCCAATTGCTTGACCTGTGAAAAATCCCTGGAGCCAAAAGCTTCGGATATTGTTGTGTAATcaaaattcaaatatttatcaTGTACAAAACCGTAAACAGGTTGAAATGTAgtgaaatgccttttttttttcttactttccacttcatagaaataaaattagTGAATAGAATTTCAAGAAAATTAGCCTTTACAGGTAAGacacataaagacacatgtacacacaaataaactctCTTAATATTTAGAATTGGAAACATAAATGCCTATATTTGGATGTTCACCTTCTCCCATGGTTTGTCACATCCCCTTATGTGCTGATAACCAATCATGTGTATGGTCTCTGGGGATAGTGATAGTGTTTGACTTCTACATAGTGTGTgtggggcagagagagagacagaatggaatgcaaaaacaaaatctacCTGACCCACCTACACAGAGGAAAATGGAGTGACCCTATGGGAAAGCTACAAGATAACCACCAGGGGTACTGGATATCACCTTGTTCATGGTTCACCTTACAAAGTGACCATATGACTGGTTTTGCTCTAAATACTGTTGTCATACAGCCATTGCTCAGTCAGTTCTCACTGGTTCTGAGTGCCAGGGAGCCTCCTTGCAGTTATCTTGTGTTGGGGCTTCAGACTTCCTGGAGAGGTCTGTCTCTATGGAATACCGTTGAACAGGAAGCAGTACTTGTTGAATGGCACGCCATGGTGTCTGTAGGCTTAACTGTAGCCCCGGTTAAGAAGACCATCATAGTGTTTCTTTCTTCATCACAGTAAACCGTTGGTCTGGTATACGAGTTCCGGAGAAATGCTCTATATGTTCACCATCTCTTTGTCAAAGACCTGCAGCTGAGCAGCTGGCATGCAGAAGGATTAATGAAATACCAAACCAATAATTAGTCTATAAACTTCTCAATGCTCTGTATCATTCCGCTTCATGTAAAAGTCCATggaactatacagtatataacttgACCTGAAAGCCTATCACTGTATGCCAAAATCCTATAAAACAAATCCATTTATTAGTTCTCCTGTCTAAGCAAAACCAGGAGAAAAGCTTTCTTACAAAGCATTGGCTTATATTCTGTACTGTAAGCGGGTCAAGGTGTATTTACAGCGAATTATGTCAGCTAATCGGAGGATTACAGCATGTTGACTCCACACAAGGCCATAAGTCTGATGCGGGAAAAAAGGTGCCGTTTTgatcttcaggattttttttaccctttaaTCCCTCCTGAACTCCTGAACGCACACATCTGGCCCTGTGTCATACCGATGTAATCCTGCATTTTGGTACAATTTTATTATGCTTCATAAATACTGTGCTGGATTTTAATTATGAAAATGCAGCTTTCTTTTAGACCTCCAAAGTAATTAGGAACTGGTTCgattagctgtgtgtgtgtgtgtgtgtgtgtgtgtgtgtgtgtgtgtgtgtgtgtgtgtgtgtgtgtgtgtgtgtggtaggagTATTATGTAGTAGGAATGTTCATTTTGTCtacaatttattttgtattgaatattatatttgtatttgttttaatgacATTCCTACACATTTGATCAGCTTTATATTTTCTGCCATGCTTTTTCTTGAACTGCCGAGGTGttgggtttttattttgtaataatgttttaatactCATGGTATCGTTTAATTTATATCATCTAATAGTCTTTGTtcatcagaagaaaaaaaaaaaaagtgtcacagCTTCAGATTTCGAATTCAGCTGTCTTTAATTTTTTACTGAAAAAATTCAAATGCTTTTATCATTTAAACTTGCTTTATTTAAAGGTTTGTCTGTTTACATTCTTCTATACTGGAGCTTTCTATCATTTTCAAAACTACCTCTTTTCACTATAAAGCTGCTATAATATGTTTCATGCACAGCTTCTGATTTTTGGTGCTTCTTTACCCAAATCACCATCATATAACTCTACTCTGTATCTGAAAGCAGCAGAAGAAAACATGCTTTGCAGTGAATTACTGtggaatattataaatatgctATGTGTTATTTTCATCGTAAACCTTTAACCCCAAAAGTGTTAGGCCTCTAGTGGTATTTGAGGGTTAATGTACCTCCCTACAGCAGATGTCAGAAAgcatctggtaaaaaaaaaaaaacaacacctgattaacacacaaaaaaaaggcacTTTTGAAAATCCAGATTATGGACGcactttcatttattaaacactgCTAATCCCAGCACTCTGCACAACCACAGGATTCAAATCAGGTAAACTCCATTGTCTGCCTATAAACAATCCATGCTGTAAACCTCTGAATACCATGTCCCTATGGTGACGCTGTTATTAGAGAGATTAAACATGTGCTACTCTTTCTGTGTCTACTTAAACTGAAAAGGACTAAATGACTGGATTTAGGTGGCTTCTTGAAATTAGACAGCAAGAGTCCCAGGAATAGAAACcaaagcattttttaaaaaagcccTTGTGGCCATATGCAGAAAATCCCAATGGGAACAGCTGTTTGTCATCAGCCAAGCCGGCGTGGATAGCATTGCTGTACGCTAACTAC
This DNA window, taken from Tachysurus fulvidraco isolate hzauxx_2018 chromosome 23, HZAU_PFXX_2.0, whole genome shotgun sequence, encodes the following:
- the plekhg5b gene encoding pleckstrin homology domain-containing family G member 5 isoform X3, whose product is MHTHRMTCDPQSSGGAGAHVFVCLPQVCHHPDCQDLNNKSPLHLCESCDSRCHSDETDSMHFDRHPRFDLQPQSSILARNVSTRSCPPRTSPPSDLDEEEEGGTEKGERKVGPMKIRKKPRRRYTDDPTKECFTLKFDLNVDIITEIVPALKKKTLREVLGPVFERKGVELSRVDLFLDQSNTPLSLSFEAYPFGGHYIKVKARPGDELKVEKEVKESSTLPNMKISVGGSPYILNPSHDKVEHGSLTHQESVDLLGQVHSRRRKNMTEFLGDANIPSPDSLAQLGGSLPTMALSSYDKHKNRSASRISGFFFPSFKEVDRVEQLNSKLQVYSCHGLPKMHPQLSFHHDSWEEEEVEPDLTLEESWQELLENPETLSRRQFHQQEAIWELLQTEATYIKKLKVITDLFLCGLLNLQDCGLLNEVEPAKMFNNIQDLVRAHTALWSQVMVPARQKARQDRSLLDPTDLLPGFQTFASRFQPYVRYCMEEESCMEYMRAQLRDNELFRIYVTWAEGNKQCNRLKLTDMLAKPHQRLTKYPLLLKTILKKTDDPAKKDLLLSMVASVENFINSVNSQMRKRQEREKLAATSARLETYEAVEGGSEEVERILKEFNHMDLTAPMIDVSPEETRQLHLEGALRMKEGKESKMEVYCFLFTDLLLITKPVKRLEKVKVIRQPLLLHNVVCKELKDPGSFVLIYLNEFKSAVAAYSFQANSAPQGRAWIDTISTVKTQLQRLRCEEARRHQDGQKPMLVKEEEEDGGEQSSNSTASSPRLGSKGQLNTGNSDGSTETLSVMGTEDSGACSDLQTDSDTLPSSLPSSVELQPSQHAPEGSDLDPDHRSLSMDSAYGTLSPEFLQDLQNQTPTSEQESTEEETEGDSGAVAVEDEEKEDEEEEESDDRSSSDSRVSVVTHLKPRRRPPVQFRMHCLKKLENKSHSEDNLLQRVNGEDVQGTGEDVARGSDAPYQLGLEWAEGLAHSKSLTELSVANTEPSQQIETERTQSERLAHSLPSYVFRNTLRRRNYKRDKKRNVMDCSGSDGEITPPGSHEETCGASEDDLGSGKKSQQHKKLTVAQLYKIRTTLVLNSTLTASEV
- the plekhg5b gene encoding pleckstrin homology domain-containing family G member 5 isoform X4 → MKRLKVCHHPDCQDLNNKSPLHLCESCDSRCHSDETDSMHFDRHPRFDLQPQSSILARNVSTRSCPPRTSPPSDLDEEEEGGTEKGERKVGPMKIRKKPRRRYTDDPTKECFTLKFDLNVDIITEIVPALKKKTLREVLGPVFERKGVELSRVDLFLDQSNTPLSLSFEAYPFGGHYIKVKARPGDELKVEKEVKESSTLPNMKISVGGSPYILNPSHDKVEHGSLTHQESVDLLGQVHSRRRKNMTEFLGDANIPSPDSLAQLGGSLPTMALSSYDKHKNRSASRISGFFFPSFKEVDRVEQLNSKLQVYSCHGLPKMHPQLSFHHDSWEEEEVEPDLTLEESWQELLENPETLSRRQFHQQEAIWELLQTEATYIKKLKVITDLFLCGLLNLQDCGLLNEVEPAKMFNNIQDLVRAHTALWSQVMVPARQKARQDRSLLDPTDLLPGFQTFASRFQPYVRYCMEEESCMEYMRAQLRDNELFRIYVTWAEGNKQCNRLKLTDMLAKPHQRLTKYPLLLKTILKKTDDPAKKDLLLSMVASVENFINSVNSQMRKRQEREKLAATSARLETYEAVEGGSEEVERILKEFNHMDLTAPMIDVSPEETRQLHLEGALRMKEGKESKMEVYCFLFTDLLLITKPVKRLEKVKVIRQPLLLHNVVCKELKDPGSFVLIYLNEFKSAVAAYSFQANSAPQGRAWIDTISTVKTQLQRLRCEEARRHQDGQKPMLVKEEEEDGGEQSSNSTASSPRLGSKGQLNTGNSDGSTETLSVMGTEDSGACSDLQTDSDTLPSSLPSSVELQPSQHAPEGSDLDPDHRSLSMDSAYGTLSPEFLQDLQNQTPTSEQESTEEETEGDSGAVAVEDEEKEDEEEEESDDRSSSDSRVSVVTHLKPRRRPPVQFRMHCLKKLENKSHSEDNLLQRVNGEDVQGTGEDVARGSDAPYQLGLEWAEGLAHSKSLTELSVANTEPSQQIETERTQSERLAHSLPSYVFRNTLRRRNYKRDKKRNVMDCSGSDGEITPPGSHEETCGASEDDLGSGKKSQQHKKLTVAQLYKIRTTLVLNSTLTASEV